The genomic interval ACCGAAGGGCGGGCCACCCCGCTGTCGCCCCAGGCCGCCGCCAGCAGCACCTGCGAGGGCCTGATGGAGGGCATGAGCGTAACCGCCTTCTACGACACCAACGGCTTTCACCTGGTGCGGTTTGTAAATATGGAAACCCGCAACACCTTTGATGCCTCGCTCAGTCGCCAGGGCAGCAGCAACCAGGGGCAACCGCTCTACCAGGGCAGCACCAGCCCACCCACTAGCGATCGCAGCTATCCGGTCTCGCTGGTCGATCTGTCCGGCGGCAACCCCCGCAGCGGGACTCAGGTGAATGTGAGCTATGCCGGCATTGATGGGAGCGCCACCTGTAAATAGGTACCGGCAAATCGGTATAAGATGGAGCGTGACCTGGCCACCTAGGAGCACCCATGGCAAAAGAACTTAGCGCTGAAGAGCAGCGGGAGCTAGAGAGCCTGCGACAGACCATCGAGCAGGCGATCGCCGACGGTGTGCTCACCCAGAGCGAGCGCGATGCCATTACCGCTGCCATGAAAGCCGACGGCAAAGTCACCTACGAGGAGCTGGAGATGGTGCGACAGCTCGTCTCCGAGAAGGTGGCCAGTGGTGAGCTACAGCTCGAAGGCTAGGCCTAGCTGGTAGAAATATTGCTTGTCGTTTCTGAGGGTGTCAGGTTTTAGGTGCCAGGTTCTAGGTGTCAGGGGTCAGGCATGGCTGGCCGACTTCTGCTGCAGAGTACTAGGGCCGATCCAACACCTGCCCCTTCGCCCATCTACCCTTCACCCATCCACCTCCTCTCTCCATGTTCCCCGAACCCCTACCAACCGCCGTGGCCGTCGTACACGAGTGGCTGGTCAGCCGTGCCGGTTCCGAGAAGGTCGTCGAGCAACTGCTGCGAGTGTGCCCCCAGGCCGATGTATTCAGCCTGGTGGAATTTCTAGAGGCCGAGGCGCGATCGCTCATACCCCCCGGCACCCGGGTTCAGACTTCCTTCATTCAAACCCTGCCCTGGGCGCGGCGGCACTTTCGCCAGTACCTGCCACTGATGCCCCTGGCGATCGAGCAGTTTGACCTCTCCGCCTACGACCTGGTGATCTCCAGCAACCACGCCGTGGCCAAAGGGGTGATCACCCGCCCCCACCAGCTGCACGTTAGCTATGTGCACACCCCCATTCGCTACGCCTGGGACTTGCAGCAGCAGTATCTTCAGCAGGCGGGCCTGACCAGCGGGGCCAAAAGCGCCCTCACCCGGCTGATTTTGCACTACCTGCGGCTGTGGGATCTGGCGGCGGCCCACCGGGTAGACTGCTTTGTGGCCAACTCCCGCTACGTCGCTCGCCGGATTTGGAAGACCTACCGCCGCCCGGCCACGGTGATCTATCCGCCGGTGGCGATCGATCGCTTTCGCTGGGATCAGCCCCGGGAGGACTTTTACCTCACCGTGTCGCGCTGCGTGCCCTACAAGCGGGTCGATCTGACGGTGGCAGCTTTCAACCGGCTGGGGCTACCGCTGGTGGTGATTGGCGATGGGCCGGCCCTGGGGGCGCTGCAACATGTGGCCAAACCCAATATCACCTTTTTGCGGAACCCTCCCGACGCTGTGGTGTCAGATTATATGGAGCGCTGTCGGGGGTTTATTTTTCCAGCGGAAGAGGATTTTGGCATTACCGTAGTTGAAGCCCAGGCGGCTGGGGCACCGGTGATTGCCTACGGCAAAGGTGGCTGTGCTGAGACGGTCGTGAGCGGCAAAACGGGGGTTCTATTTGATCAGCAAACCGTTGAGCAGCTGGAGCAGGCGGTGCTGCATTTTGCGACGTCTCGCCACCAGTTTGCGGCTGAAACTATTCGTAATCAGGCCGAAACCTTCTCAGAAACTCGATTTCAGCAGGAGTTGAGCGCCTATTTGCTACAGAAGTGGCTGAAATTTCAGCAGGGCGATGAATTAGAGTAGTGTCGGTGTTGCAGGAGTGGTGGGGACAGTTATGTTTCCTCTGGAGCGTACGGTTCAGCCCGTAATGTTGTCGCTGAGGATGTCCACCCGATCGCTGCCGATGGTTGGTCTACTCGGCGCATCCGATCTGCTGGCCCTGTTTCTGGCCGCGACGGCTGGAGTCTACCTGCGATTGGCCCTGGGCGGGGCCTATTCGCCCAGCCTGTACGGGCAGCTGTGGCCGATTTTGAGCGTGTTTTTGCTGGCCTATGCGGCGGCAGGGCTATATCCCGCCGTCGGTCTGAGTCCGGTCGATGAGCTGCGGCGCATTTGTCTGTCCACCAGCTTTGTCCATCTGGTGCTGGGGGCGGGCCTGTTTTTAACCGGCGAGAGTGAAACCTACTCCCGGGGTGTTTTTCTGATTACCTGGGTGCTGTCGTTGCTGATGGTGCTGCTGGGGCGGCTGTTGGTGAGACAGGTGTTTGCCCACTACCCGTGGTGGGGCTATCAGGTGCTGATTTTGGGGGGCGGGCGCACTGGAGAACTGGTGGTACAAACGTTGAAAAACCAGCCCAACTTCGGCCTTAAGCCCGTCGCCGTGCTGGACGACGATCGCGATCGCAGCGATTCGATCTGCGGGGTGCCGGTGGTGGGGCCGCTGGCGATCGCGCCCCGGCTGGCCCGCAAGCACGACATTCACTACGCCATTGTGGCCATGCCGGGGGTGCAGCGAGAAAAGCTGCTGAGAATTTTGGAGCGCTACGGCCGCACCTTTCCGCACCTGATGATGATTCCCGACCTGTTTGGGGTGGCCAGCCTCTGGGTCAGCTCCAAGGATCTGGGGGGAATTTTGGGTCTGGAAATTCGGCAGCAGCTTCTGCTGCCGGGGCCACGCCTGATCAAAGCCCTGCTCGATGTGGGGCTCACCCTGGTGGTGGGGATGGCGGTACTGCCGCTGCTGATTCTGATTGCGGGGTTGGTCAAGATCGATTCACCGGGGCCAGTGTTTTACGGCCAGCCCCGCCTGGGGCAAAACAATACTCCTTTTACCGCCTGGAAGTTTCGATCGATGGTGTCCAATGCGGACCAGGTGCTGGAGCGCTATTTTGCGGCCAATCCAGACCTGCGATCGCAGTGGGAACGCGACCACAAGCTCCGCCACGACCCCCGCATTACCCGCATCGGCCACTTTTTGCGGCGCACCAGCCTGGACGAACTGCCCCAACTCTGGAACGTGCTGCGGGGGGAAATGAGCCTGGTGGGCCCCCGACCCATTGTCAAAGACGAAATCTTTCGCTACGCCGACAAATACAGCCTTTACACTAAGGTTCTGCCGGGTCTCACCGGGCTGTGGCAGGTGTCGGGGCGCAACAATGTGTCCTACGACGAGCGGGTCAACCTCGACGCCTACTACGTCAGGAACTGGTCCGTGTGGCTGGATATCTATATTCTGCTGAAAACAATCTGGGTGGTCATGATTGGCGATGGAGCCTACTAGATGGAGTCTACAAAGGGAAACGGGTTTGGGGTTAGCCGCTTAACCCTGGAGCGATTGATTTTGGTCAGCCTGGTGGCACTGCCCTACCTGGTCTACGGGGCGATCGCCACCCTGGGCAGCTTTTTGATCGTCAGCCTGTACCGCTGGCCGCGCCAGATCGGGCGACTGCTGTACACCCAGGGCTGGGTGTGGCTGGCCCTGGCCCTGGTGGTTGGGGTGGTGCTATCGACTGCGCCGGGCGAATCGGCCCTCCAGGTGCTGAACTTTATTCCGTTCTTTGGCTTTTACGCCGCGATCGCCGTCGCCATTCCCAGCTTCAGCCAACCCCTAAAAACCCTGCACCACTGGGGCCTGGCGCTGCTGGTCGCCACCATTCCCATCAACCTAGCGGCGGTGGCAGAGTTTTACCTGCGATCGCCCGGGGGACTCAGCCGCTGGGGCAGCGCCCCCTGGCTGCAGTGGCTCTACCTCCAAACCAACTACGGTGCCCGGGCAAGCTCCATATTTGGCCACCCCAACGCCTTCGCCAACTACATGGTGATTGTGTTTGGCCTGGGCCTGGGCCTCTGCGCCTACTACCTCAGCCGCCCCGACCTGCGGCGCAAAAGTGCCTGGATCTGCGGGGCCACGGCCCTGACGCTGGTGGGGATTTTCTGCTCCGGGTCCCGCAACGGGCTGTTGATTGCGGGTCTCCAGGTGCTGCTGTTTGGTGGGCTGCTGCGGCCCTATCGCTACATTTTTTGGGCCGGGCTGGGGGCGATCGCTCTGCTGGTCGGCAGCGCGCTGATTTGGGGTATCGGTGGGCGCACCCTGCCAGAGGCCTTTGCCACTGCAACCCTGCGGCTCAACGTCTGGCAGCTGGCCCTCGAAATGATTCCCCAGCGACCCTGGTTCGGCACCGGATTAGGCACCTTCAAGCTGCTCTACGACCCGGCCGACTTTCCGGTGGCAGGGGATTTTTTACCCCACGCCCACAACCTCTGGATCATGCTGGCTGCCGAAGCCGGGGTGCCGGTGGCCCTGGGGTTCACCGGCCTGGTGGGTTGGATCCTGGGACGCAGCACCTATACCCTGGTTGCAGCCCCCGTCCCCGCCGATGCCATGGCGTTGCTCGGGGGCTATCTGGCTGGCTTTGGCGGCACCACGGCCTTTGCCATCTTTGATCTGGCCTTTTACGATGGCCGCATCAACATCCTGGGCTGGCTCCTGCTGGGCAGCATTCAGGCCATACCCTTTCTGGCACCGGGGTTG from Leptolyngbya sp. KIOST-1 carries:
- a CDS encoding glycosyltransferase family 4 protein; translated protein: MFPEPLPTAVAVVHEWLVSRAGSEKVVEQLLRVCPQADVFSLVEFLEAEARSLIPPGTRVQTSFIQTLPWARRHFRQYLPLMPLAIEQFDLSAYDLVISSNHAVAKGVITRPHQLHVSYVHTPIRYAWDLQQQYLQQAGLTSGAKSALTRLILHYLRLWDLAAAHRVDCFVANSRYVARRIWKTYRRPATVIYPPVAIDRFRWDQPREDFYLTVSRCVPYKRVDLTVAAFNRLGLPLVVIGDGPALGALQHVAKPNITFLRNPPDAVVSDYMERCRGFIFPAEEDFGITVVEAQAAGAPVIAYGKGGCAETVVSGKTGVLFDQQTVEQLEQAVLHFATSRHQFAAETIRNQAETFSETRFQQELSAYLLQKWLKFQQGDELE
- the wbaP gene encoding undecaprenyl-phosphate galactose phosphotransferase WbaP is translated as MFPLERTVQPVMLSLRMSTRSLPMVGLLGASDLLALFLAATAGVYLRLALGGAYSPSLYGQLWPILSVFLLAYAAAGLYPAVGLSPVDELRRICLSTSFVHLVLGAGLFLTGESETYSRGVFLITWVLSLLMVLLGRLLVRQVFAHYPWWGYQVLILGGGRTGELVVQTLKNQPNFGLKPVAVLDDDRDRSDSICGVPVVGPLAIAPRLARKHDIHYAIVAMPGVQREKLLRILERYGRTFPHLMMIPDLFGVASLWVSSKDLGGILGLEIRQQLLLPGPRLIKALLDVGLTLVVGMAVLPLLILIAGLVKIDSPGPVFYGQPRLGQNNTPFTAWKFRSMVSNADQVLERYFAANPDLRSQWERDHKLRHDPRITRIGHFLRRTSLDELPQLWNVLRGEMSLVGPRPIVKDEIFRYADKYSLYTKVLPGLTGLWQVSGRNNVSYDERVNLDAYYVRNWSVWLDIYILLKTIWVVMIGDGAY
- a CDS encoding O-antigen ligase family protein; translation: MESTKGNGFGVSRLTLERLILVSLVALPYLVYGAIATLGSFLIVSLYRWPRQIGRLLYTQGWVWLALALVVGVVLSTAPGESALQVLNFIPFFGFYAAIAVAIPSFSQPLKTLHHWGLALLVATIPINLAAVAEFYLRSPGGLSRWGSAPWLQWLYLQTNYGARASSIFGHPNAFANYMVIVFGLGLGLCAYYLSRPDLRRKSAWICGATALTLVGIFCSGSRNGLLIAGLQVLLFGGLLRPYRYIFWAGLGAIALLVGSALIWGIGGRTLPEAFATATLRLNVWQLALEMIPQRPWFGTGLGTFKLLYDPADFPVAGDFLPHAHNLWIMLAAEAGVPVALGFTGLVGWILGRSTYTLVAAPVPADAMALLGGYLAGFGGTTAFAIFDLAFYDGRINILGWLLLGSIQAIPFLAPGLRSKSA